One Cupriavidus oxalaticus genomic region harbors:
- a CDS encoding sigma-54-dependent transcriptional regulator, with the protein MPHILIVDDDENACAALAEIVAMEGFTSATAGSLREARLQFGWHMPDAIVADLRLPDGNGMELFDEVGASGVEVILTTGYASVESAVDALRAGATDYLVKPINVARLQTVLKRLATTGELRAEIHSLRGELRRYGRFGRLMGSSEVMQAVYDQLARVAPTEATVLLIGESGTGKELAAQTVHELSSRRRQPFLAVNCGAISPTLIESEMFGHERGSFTGADRQHKGYFERADGGTLFLDEITEMPAELQVKLLRVLETGTFMRVGTNRECHADVRVLAATNRNPEEAVADGKLRADLFHRLNVFPVELPPLRARGDDVIQIANLMLDQLNGEQGTQRRFAPSVLDSLRLHAWPGNVRELRNFVQRAFIMADEDLITEVQVPLQVAATQAPGAAVVSVPVGMSLADADRQLIFATLEQCAGVKKHAAEILGISLKTLYNRLEDYAARGELPEWLRASRNDTGSSATG; encoded by the coding sequence ATGCCCCACATCCTGATTGTCGATGACGATGAAAACGCATGTGCCGCGCTGGCGGAGATCGTGGCCATGGAAGGCTTCACTTCCGCCACCGCCGGCAGCCTGCGCGAAGCCCGGCTGCAGTTCGGCTGGCACATGCCCGACGCGATCGTTGCCGACCTGCGCCTGCCCGACGGCAATGGCATGGAGCTGTTCGACGAGGTCGGCGCCTCCGGCGTCGAAGTGATCCTGACCACCGGCTATGCCAGCGTCGAAAGCGCGGTCGACGCACTGCGCGCCGGCGCTACCGACTACCTGGTCAAGCCGATCAACGTGGCGCGGCTGCAGACCGTGCTCAAGCGCCTGGCCACCACCGGCGAGCTGCGCGCCGAAATCCATTCGCTGCGCGGCGAACTGCGCCGCTACGGCCGCTTTGGCCGCCTGATGGGCAGCTCGGAGGTGATGCAGGCGGTCTATGACCAGCTCGCGCGCGTGGCGCCCACCGAGGCCACGGTGCTGCTGATCGGCGAAAGCGGCACCGGCAAGGAGCTGGCCGCGCAGACCGTGCACGAGCTGTCGTCGCGGCGCCGCCAGCCCTTCCTTGCGGTCAATTGCGGCGCGATCTCGCCCACGCTGATCGAGAGCGAGATGTTCGGCCACGAGCGCGGCAGCTTTACCGGCGCCGACCGCCAGCACAAGGGCTACTTCGAGCGCGCCGACGGCGGCACGCTGTTCCTCGACGAAATCACCGAGATGCCGGCCGAGCTGCAGGTCAAGCTGCTGCGCGTGCTGGAGACCGGCACCTTCATGCGCGTGGGCACCAACCGCGAATGCCATGCCGACGTGCGCGTGCTGGCCGCCACCAACCGCAACCCGGAAGAGGCCGTGGCCGACGGCAAGCTGCGCGCCGACCTGTTCCACCGCCTCAACGTGTTCCCGGTGGAGCTGCCGCCGCTGCGCGCGCGCGGCGACGACGTGATCCAGATCGCCAACCTGATGCTGGACCAGCTCAACGGCGAGCAGGGCACGCAGCGGCGCTTCGCCCCCAGCGTGCTCGACAGCCTGCGCCTGCATGCCTGGCCGGGCAATGTGCGCGAGCTGCGCAATTTTGTGCAGCGCGCCTTTATCATGGCCGACGAGGACCTCATCACCGAGGTGCAGGTGCCGCTGCAGGTGGCGGCCACGCAGGCCCCCGGCGCGGCGGTGGTGTCGGTGCCGGTAGGCATGTCGCTGGCCGACGCCGACCGCCAGCTGATCTTCGCCACGCTGGAGCAGTGCGCCGGCGTCAAGAAGCACGCCGCCGAGATCCTTGGTATCAGCCTGAAGACTTTGTACAACCGGCTGGAAGATTATGCCGCCCGCGGGGAGCTGCCCGAGTGGCTGCGCGCCTCGCGCAATGACACGGGATCGTCGGCGACCGGTTGA
- a CDS encoding low affinity iron permease family protein, producing MSKSSPILPGFNPPPPSGKRAGICHAFDRFAGGATRHAGSPAAFVLALGVVAAWAITGPMFGFSETWQLVINTGTTIVTFLMVFLIQQSQNKDAVAVHLKLNELLASHREASNMLVSIEDLDEEELRQLVTFYRHLAELADKEDGVKMSHSLDEARENHAAKQHARASRKYRPEDGGSGADARAAAGASP from the coding sequence ATGAGCAAGTCCAGCCCGATCCTGCCGGGCTTCAATCCTCCGCCACCGTCCGGCAAGCGTGCCGGCATATGCCACGCGTTTGACCGCTTCGCGGGCGGTGCCACGCGCCATGCCGGCTCCCCTGCTGCATTCGTGCTCGCGCTCGGCGTGGTGGCCGCCTGGGCCATCACCGGGCCCATGTTCGGGTTCTCCGAGACCTGGCAGCTGGTGATCAACACCGGCACCACCATCGTCACCTTCCTGATGGTGTTCCTGATCCAGCAGAGCCAGAACAAGGATGCCGTGGCGGTCCACCTCAAGCTCAACGAGCTGCTGGCCTCGCACCGCGAAGCCAGCAACATGCTGGTTTCGATCGAAGACCTCGACGAGGAAGAGCTGCGCCAGCTGGTGACCTTCTACCGCCACCTGGCCGAACTCGCCGACAAGGAAGACGGCGTCAAGATGAGCCATTCGCTGGACGAGGCGCGCGAAAACCACGCGGCCAAGCAGCACGCGCGTGCCTCGCGGAAGTACCGCCCCGAGGACGGCGGCAGCGGCGCCGATGCGCGTGCCGCCGCCGGCGCCAGTCCATAA
- a CDS encoding PRC-barrel domain-containing protein encodes MTPVQPESPGEQPRGASIVGGIDRNSPGPGPFVMAADTLEGNKVVDPAGDDIGTIDHIMIDVLGGRVAYAVLAMGGFLGIGEKLFALPWSALTLDTRRKCFVLGVEKDRLKAAPGFDKDHWPSMADSQWATSIHQYYGISPYWEADRYDPWA; translated from the coding sequence ATGACCCCAGTCCAACCTGAATCCCCTGGCGAGCAGCCGCGCGGCGCATCGATCGTCGGCGGCATCGACCGCAATTCCCCGGGCCCCGGCCCGTTCGTGATGGCCGCCGATACGCTCGAGGGCAACAAGGTGGTCGACCCGGCGGGCGACGACATCGGCACCATCGACCACATCATGATCGATGTCCTGGGCGGCCGGGTCGCGTATGCGGTGCTGGCGATGGGCGGCTTCCTCGGCATCGGCGAGAAGCTGTTTGCGTTGCCGTGGTCCGCGCTGACGCTGGACACGCGCCGCAAGTGCTTCGTGCTCGGCGTCGAGAAAGACCGGCTCAAGGCCGCGCCCGGGTTTGACAAGGACCACTGGCCGAGCATGGCCGATTCGCAGTGGGCCACCAGCATTCACCAGTACTACGGCATTTCGCCGTATTGGGAAGCGGACCGCTACGATCCATGGGCGTGA
- the kdpE gene encoding two-component system response regulator KdpE, producing the protein MPFDFSPTILLVEDEPHIRRFVRATLESEGCAVCEAETLKRGLIEAGTRQPDLVILDLGLPDGDGVQLIGEMRTWTNVPILVLSARSGETDKVGALDAGADDYLTKPFGVAELIARLRVLLRRHARTNPQGSYQITFGDVHVDLASRLVTRSGQAVHLTPIEYRLLAVLIANRGKVMTHRELLREVWGPSQAESSQYLRVYMGHLRHKLEADPAQPAHLLTEVGLGYRFAG; encoded by the coding sequence ATGCCGTTCGATTTTTCCCCAACGATCCTCCTCGTCGAGGATGAGCCGCATATCCGGCGCTTTGTTCGCGCGACACTGGAATCTGAAGGCTGCGCAGTATGCGAGGCCGAAACGCTCAAGCGCGGATTGATTGAGGCAGGGACACGCCAGCCTGACCTTGTCATTCTCGACCTGGGACTGCCGGACGGCGATGGCGTGCAGTTGATCGGCGAGATGCGAACCTGGACCAATGTACCGATCCTGGTGCTGTCGGCTCGCAGTGGAGAGACCGACAAGGTCGGAGCGCTCGATGCCGGCGCGGACGACTATCTGACAAAGCCGTTTGGCGTCGCGGAGCTGATCGCGCGTCTGCGCGTCCTGCTTCGCCGCCATGCGAGGACCAATCCGCAAGGCTCCTACCAGATTACGTTTGGCGACGTTCACGTCGACCTGGCCAGCCGCTTGGTCACGCGTTCCGGACAAGCCGTACATCTGACACCGATTGAATATCGCCTGTTGGCGGTGTTGATTGCGAATCGTGGCAAGGTCATGACGCATCGGGAGTTGCTGCGCGAGGTGTGGGGACCCTCGCAGGCGGAAAGCAGTCAATACTTGCGCGTCTACATGGGACATCTGCGGCACAAGCTGGAAGCTGACCCGGCCCAGCCTGCTCATCTGCTGACCGAGGTCGGATTGGGTTACCGGTTTGCGGGATAG
- a CDS encoding SDR family oxidoreductase, producing MKPTLKKIGSQVVVLTGATSGVGLVTARKAAARGARLVLVARSEDSLHKLAEELREQGAEVITVTADVGRHEDVARVAHAAIERFGGFDTWINNAGVTIFGRHGDVPLEDQRRLFDTNYWGTVHGSLAAAAHLRERGGAIINMGSEASDGPLPLQSAYAASQHAIKGFTDSLRLELEQEQVPVSITLIKPAGLETPLAMHAKNFLDVEPRLPPPLYDPALAADAILFAAENPRRDLFVGGAAKAFSAAAYHTPHAFDRFMRRFMGRAQQTRHPAGPLEDNTLYGSGSGLQERSGTRTALQSCPYTTTARHPLLVTALVVGASAALAAVVQMRRGR from the coding sequence ATGAAACCAACCCTGAAGAAAATCGGCTCGCAGGTGGTCGTGCTGACCGGCGCCACCAGCGGCGTGGGCCTGGTCACCGCGCGCAAGGCCGCCGCGCGGGGTGCGCGGCTGGTGCTGGTGGCGCGCAGCGAGGATTCGCTGCACAAGCTGGCCGAAGAACTGCGCGAGCAGGGCGCCGAAGTCATCACTGTCACTGCCGATGTCGGCCGGCACGAAGACGTCGCCCGCGTCGCGCATGCCGCGATCGAGCGCTTCGGCGGCTTCGACACATGGATCAACAACGCCGGCGTGACGATCTTCGGCCGCCACGGCGACGTGCCGCTGGAAGACCAGCGGCGGCTGTTCGACACCAACTACTGGGGCACCGTCCATGGCTCGCTGGCGGCGGCCGCGCACCTGCGCGAACGCGGCGGCGCCATCATCAACATGGGCAGCGAGGCCTCCGACGGACCGCTGCCGCTGCAGAGCGCGTACGCGGCCTCGCAGCATGCGATCAAGGGCTTTACCGATTCGCTGCGGCTGGAACTGGAGCAGGAGCAGGTGCCGGTCAGCATCACGCTGATCAAGCCCGCCGGCCTGGAAACGCCGCTGGCCATGCATGCCAAGAACTTCCTCGACGTCGAGCCGCGCCTGCCGCCGCCGCTGTACGATCCGGCGCTGGCCGCCGATGCGATCCTGTTCGCCGCCGAGAACCCGCGCCGCGATCTCTTCGTCGGCGGCGCGGCCAAGGCCTTCTCCGCGGCGGCGTACCACACGCCGCATGCCTTTGACCGCTTCATGCGCCGCTTCATGGGCCGTGCCCAGCAGACCCGCCACCCGGCCGGCCCGCTCGAGGACAACACGCTGTACGGCAGCGGCAGCGGCCTGCAGGAGCGCAGCGGCACGCGGACCGCGCTGCAGTCGTGCCCCTATACGACCACGGCGCGGCATCCGCTGCTGGTCACCGCGCTGGTCGTTGGCGCGTCCGCCGCGTTGGCGGCGGTGGTGCAGATGCGCCGGGGACGCTAG
- a CDS encoding sigma-54 interaction domain-containing protein produces MPVTTTPPRRSAAVPASTRQATLSTAGGEGAPRRAVPSQVSLLWESTAPAMQRLMAQVERVAPTDVTMLAVGESGSGKEVVARAVHERSARRNGPFIAVNCGAIQPTLIESELFGHEKGGFTGAIEQKAGYFEQAQGGTLFLDEVTEMPLEMQIKLLRVLESRTFHRVGGDTLIVTDVRILAATNRDPVDAVRTGQLREDLLYRLAVFPLHIPPLRERPDDIVPLARHFLAEYNAMEHSDKAFSAASLDRLARYDWPGNVRELKNAVYRAFILADKVVEIGNPNLATQPPRPTTVDGVVNVRVGTTLADTQREIIMATLARFDGDKRQAARALGISLKTLYNRLDAYRSL; encoded by the coding sequence GTGCCAGTGACCACCACGCCTCCGCGGCGCAGCGCCGCCGTCCCCGCCTCCACCCGCCAGGCCACTCTCTCCACGGCGGGCGGGGAAGGCGCGCCGCGCCGCGCCGTGCCCTCGCAGGTCTCGCTGCTGTGGGAAAGCACCGCGCCGGCCATGCAGCGCCTGATGGCCCAGGTGGAGCGGGTGGCGCCGACCGATGTCACCATGCTGGCGGTGGGGGAAAGCGGCTCGGGCAAGGAAGTGGTGGCGCGTGCCGTGCATGAGCGCAGCGCGCGGCGCAACGGTCCCTTTATTGCCGTCAACTGCGGCGCGATCCAGCCGACGCTGATCGAGTCGGAACTGTTCGGGCACGAGAAAGGCGGTTTTACCGGCGCGATCGAGCAGAAGGCGGGGTACTTCGAGCAGGCGCAGGGCGGCACCCTGTTCCTGGACGAAGTCACCGAAATGCCGCTCGAGATGCAGATCAAATTGTTGCGGGTTCTGGAAAGCCGCACCTTCCACCGCGTCGGCGGCGATACGCTGATCGTCACCGACGTGCGCATCCTGGCCGCGACCAACCGCGACCCGGTCGACGCCGTGCGCACCGGCCAGCTGCGCGAAGACCTGCTGTACCGGCTGGCCGTGTTTCCGCTGCATATCCCGCCGCTGCGCGAGCGCCCGGACGATATCGTGCCGCTGGCGCGGCACTTCCTCGCCGAATACAACGCGATGGAACACAGCGACAAGGCCTTTTCGGCCGCTTCGCTCGACCGGCTGGCGCGCTATGACTGGCCAGGCAACGTGCGCGAGCTGAAGAACGCGGTCTACCGTGCCTTTATCCTCGCCGACAAGGTGGTGGAGATCGGCAATCCCAACCTGGCCACGCAGCCGCCGCGGCCCACCACCGTGGACGGCGTGGTCAACGTGCGCGTGGGCACCACGCTGGCCGATACCCAGCGCGAGATCATCATGGCCACGCTGGCGCGCTTCGACGGCGACAAGCGCCAGGCGGCGCGCGCCCTCGGCATCAGCCTGAAGACACTGTACAACCGGCTGGACGCTTACCGGTCGCTCTGA
- a CDS encoding hybrid sensor histidine kinase/response regulator — MSEPQAAKGARAPHLAEAGDVLPGQAGEPVVEQVTEQYRRLLDAVEDVAVFETDAAGLIVAWPDAARRVFGHRAEDIAGRHFSCLHRADDVAAGLPQQWQQAAARAGSARDRGWRVRRDGSQLQAACVMHASAGGFVVACRDITVQEAASEHASLAESRLQLLADNLPGTAVCELDLDGTIRSWNVGAQAVTGYAAADAIGKPLALLYAGPDAAAGRDRAALEAARACGQWAGDERLARQDGAIVRCQTRMVLVRDAAGCPAGLIWTARDISDALRLELLESGNRRLQSFLAILGHELRNPLAPVRNAVEVIALTPDADARIRHCAAIIDRQLRQLERLVNDLLDVGRVTAGKMKMELTPTSYNDVVSNSLEAIRPVLDAAGQQLVAELPAVSPHVRADANRLGQVLLNLFSNATKYTPRGGTVSVRVQVEPARVVTIVSDTGRGLAPVALDRIFNLFSQEAEAGSRSGLGVGLALAKAVVEAHGGAIQADSAGPGQGSTFTVILPRAAAPRREAAAPAPAPGTPPRRRVLVVDDNADSADSMAELLNMLGHEARAAHGGHEALALAGSFRPDCVLLDLEMPDMSGYEVLLALRQTCAAQVRFLALTGRGTPEDQQRSKLAGFHAHLTKPLAIDALSRALADPATGASPPQSDR, encoded by the coding sequence ATGTCGGAGCCGCAAGCGGCAAAAGGTGCCCGCGCGCCACATCTGGCAGAGGCGGGAGACGTCCTACCCGGGCAAGCCGGCGAGCCGGTCGTTGAGCAGGTCACCGAGCAATACCGGCGCCTGCTCGATGCAGTCGAGGACGTGGCGGTGTTCGAAACGGATGCAGCGGGCCTGATCGTGGCATGGCCCGACGCCGCGCGGCGCGTGTTCGGCCATCGCGCCGAAGACATCGCCGGCCGCCATTTCTCCTGCCTGCACCGCGCCGACGATGTCGCCGCCGGGTTGCCTCAGCAGTGGCAGCAGGCCGCTGCGCGGGCCGGCAGCGCGCGCGACCGGGGCTGGCGCGTGCGCCGGGACGGCAGCCAGTTGCAGGCCGCCTGTGTCATGCATGCGAGCGCCGGCGGGTTCGTGGTGGCTTGCCGCGATATCACCGTGCAGGAAGCCGCATCCGAGCACGCCAGCCTGGCGGAGTCGCGCCTGCAGCTGCTGGCCGACAACCTGCCCGGCACCGCGGTCTGCGAACTGGACCTGGATGGCACCATCCGCAGCTGGAACGTCGGCGCGCAGGCCGTGACCGGATACGCGGCGGCTGACGCGATCGGCAAGCCGCTGGCGCTGCTGTACGCCGGGCCGGATGCCGCGGCCGGACGCGACCGCGCGGCGCTCGAAGCCGCGCGCGCCTGCGGCCAGTGGGCCGGCGACGAGCGCCTGGCACGCCAGGATGGCGCGATCGTGCGCTGCCAGACCCGCATGGTGCTGGTGCGCGATGCCGCGGGGTGTCCGGCCGGGCTGATCTGGACCGCGCGCGACATCAGCGACGCACTGCGCCTGGAGCTGCTCGAGTCCGGCAACCGGCGCCTGCAATCCTTCCTTGCCATCCTCGGGCACGAACTGCGCAACCCGCTGGCGCCGGTGCGCAATGCGGTCGAGGTGATCGCGCTGACGCCGGACGCCGATGCGCGCATCCGGCATTGCGCCGCGATCATCGACCGGCAGCTGCGCCAGCTCGAGCGGCTGGTCAACGACCTGCTCGATGTCGGCCGCGTGACCGCGGGCAAGATGAAGATGGAGCTGACGCCGACGTCTTACAACGACGTGGTCAGCAACAGCCTGGAGGCGATCCGGCCGGTGCTCGATGCCGCCGGCCAGCAACTGGTGGCGGAGTTGCCCGCGGTTTCGCCGCACGTGCGCGCCGATGCCAACCGGCTGGGGCAGGTGCTGCTGAACCTGTTCAGCAACGCCACCAAGTACACCCCGCGCGGCGGCACCGTCAGCGTGCGGGTCCAGGTCGAGCCGGCGCGCGTGGTGACGATCGTCTCCGATACCGGCCGTGGCCTGGCGCCGGTGGCGCTGGACCGGATCTTCAACCTGTTCTCGCAGGAAGCGGAGGCTGGCAGCCGCAGCGGGCTCGGCGTCGGGCTGGCGCTGGCCAAGGCCGTGGTCGAAGCCCACGGCGGCGCGATCCAGGCCGACAGCGCCGGGCCGGGCCAGGGCAGCACCTTTACCGTGATCCTGCCGCGCGCCGCCGCGCCGCGCCGCGAAGCCGCCGCGCCGGCGCCGGCGCCAGGAACGCCGCCGCGGCGACGCGTGCTGGTGGTCGACGACAATGCCGATTCCGCCGACAGCATGGCCGAACTGCTGAACATGCTCGGCCACGAGGCGCGCGCGGCCCATGGCGGCCACGAGGCGCTGGCGCTGGCCGGCAGCTTCCGCCCGGACTGCGTGCTGCTGGATCTGGAGATGCCCGACATGTCGGGCTATGAAGTCCTGCTGGCGTTGCGCCAGACCTGCGCCGCGCAGGTGCGCTTCCTGGCGCTGACCGGGCGCGGCACCCCGGAGGACCAGCAGCGCAGCAAGCTGGCCGGCTTCCATGCGCACCTGACCAAGCCGCTGGCAATCGACGCGCTGTCGCGCGCGCTGGCCGATCCGGCCACCGGCGCGTCACCGCCTCAGAGCGACCGGTAA
- a CDS encoding BON domain-containing protein, which yields MKQNAPSPSTPPSTPPTTRPTAADDEALRVAVRAEIAAAFDGRFPDGVTLEVADRRVTVRGCVEDVDTAQRIEKAAAVSAGVLGVHNALSLRHEPPPEAPAQPEDSGMQADPSQRPYGQINHKV from the coding sequence ATGAAACAGAATGCCCCTTCCCCCTCCACGCCCCCCTCCACGCCCCCCACCACGCGCCCCACCGCCGCCGACGACGAAGCCCTGCGCGTGGCGGTGCGCGCCGAGATCGCCGCGGCATTCGACGGCCGCTTTCCCGACGGCGTGACGCTCGAAGTCGCGGATCGCCGGGTCACCGTGCGAGGCTGCGTCGAGGATGTCGACACCGCGCAGCGCATCGAGAAGGCCGCGGCCGTCAGCGCCGGCGTGCTCGGCGTGCACAACGCGCTGTCGCTGCGCCACGAACCCCCACCGGAGGCACCGGCGCAGCCCGAAGACAGCGGCATGCAAGCCGACCCGTCGCAGCGCCCGTACGGACAGATCAACCACAAGGTCTGA
- a CDS encoding dihydrodipicolinate synthase family protein, producing the protein MSERALILGTTGEGSLLSTHERQVFTAAVLEAVHGELPVMAGVGAVDTRAVCAQVAELDAFELAGYLVGAAAVLPEAFR; encoded by the coding sequence TTGAGCGAACGTGCGCTTATTCTGGGCACGACGGGCGAGGGAAGCCTGCTTTCCACCCACGAGCGGCAAGTCTTCACGGCGGCAGTGCTCGAAGCCGTCCATGGAGAGCTGCCGGTGATGGCTGGCGTAGGTGCCGTCGATACGCGCGCGGTGTGCGCCCAGGTTGCCGAGCTGGATGCCTTTGAACTGGCCGGCTATCTGGTTGGTGCCGCCGCCGTACTACCTGAGGCCTTCCGATGA
- a CDS encoding sensor histidine kinase codes for MTQPQPPSSQPDVSDDHSKEVAAGAGSADAAVVRAVQEVSTLIEQSAHDLRSSLNAIQSWAYVLDRAFDTAPAPAQRALDGIRAGARQQLALIEEMEESVRLLADERPPSWQRIDLLDAAAQAIADRRPAAEARGVLLAPVTTDGAGDGAYGIDGDANRLVPLLRHLLVHCIWRAPAGGSVAMHLFGEPAHVKLRITESPPLDHQRSASRLAALTDFFGRRAAADGATPARQSTALLLTRRMVEMHGAVLSAESDGCDEDRISVCIAVRFLRQPRMA; via the coding sequence ATGACGCAACCGCAGCCGCCGTCCAGCCAGCCGGACGTTTCTGACGATCATTCCAAGGAGGTGGCCGCGGGCGCGGGCTCCGCCGACGCGGCGGTGGTGCGCGCGGTGCAGGAAGTCAGCACGCTGATCGAGCAATCGGCCCATGACCTGCGTTCATCGCTCAATGCCATCCAGAGCTGGGCCTACGTGCTGGACCGCGCCTTCGATACGGCGCCGGCCCCGGCGCAGCGCGCGCTCGACGGGATTCGCGCCGGCGCCCGGCAGCAGCTGGCGCTGATCGAGGAAATGGAGGAATCGGTGCGACTGCTGGCCGACGAGCGCCCGCCGAGCTGGCAACGCATCGACCTGCTCGACGCCGCCGCGCAGGCCATTGCCGACCGCCGTCCGGCCGCCGAGGCGCGAGGGGTGCTGCTGGCCCCCGTCACCACCGACGGCGCGGGGGATGGCGCGTATGGCATCGACGGCGATGCGAACCGCCTCGTCCCGTTGCTGCGGCACCTGCTGGTGCATTGCATCTGGCGCGCGCCGGCGGGCGGCTCGGTGGCCATGCATCTGTTCGGCGAGCCTGCCCACGTGAAGCTGCGCATCACCGAGAGCCCGCCGCTGGACCACCAGCGCAGTGCCAGCCGGCTGGCGGCGCTGACCGACTTCTTCGGCCGCCGCGCCGCGGCCGACGGTGCCACGCCGGCACGGCAGAGCACCGCGCTGCTGCTCACGCGGCGCATGGTCGAGATGCATGGCGCGGTGCTCAGCGCCGAAAGCGACGGCTGCGACGAGGACAGGATCAGCGTCTGCATCGCCGTCAGGTTTCTGCGCCAGCCACGTATGGCGTGA